One genomic region from Nymphaea colorata isolate Beijing-Zhang1983 chromosome 12, ASM883128v2, whole genome shotgun sequence encodes:
- the LOC116265640 gene encoding uncharacterized protein LOC116265640, with product MDGVSFLSSPTSSHDSAVENLLTEILDVAAIEQIQQLPSPYESASSVLPSPVETRFQRLKSLNQTTKTTQSPKKEEQEEQNQQREPPRSPPPPSPPPNPSQPDTPQKASAGTELPAFSSPTKLPKSLPAKEFDHSWDSPSSSGSSSPPPKQGCCFWASPKKSLRKKGRSETYDDGGWGKDDEILTDLGTFSVRSQRERMKAALKEQEKMSKEAEKVIKWVRQASARISVNDLGDDLRRNK from the coding sequence atgGACGGCGTCTCGTTCCTCTCTTCTCCAACGAGCAGCCATGACTCTGCAGTGGAGAACCTCCTGACTGAGATTCTTGACGTCGCTGCCATCGAGCAGATACAGCAACTTCCTTCTCCCTATGAATCAGCCAGCTCCGTGCTGCCCTCCCCAGTAGAGACCCGATTCCAGCGCCTCAAGTCCTTAAACCAGACGACCAAAACCACCCAGTCACCCAAGAAAGAAGAACAGGAAGAACAAAACCAACAACGAGAACCACCACGatcacctcctcctccttctcctcctcccaaTCCTTCCCAACCTGATACCCCACAAAAGGCCTCCGCAGGAACCGAGCTTCCGGCCTTCAGTTCTCCCACAAAGCTCCCCAAATCACTCCCCGCGAAGGAATTCGACCATTCCTGGGATTCTCCTTCGTCGAGCGGTTCGTCGTCGCCTCCTCCCAAACAGGGCTGCTGTTTCTGGGCATCGCCGAAGAAATCTCTCAGGAAGAAGGGCCGGAGCGAGACATACGACGACGGCGGCTGGGGGAAGGACGATGAGATCCTAACTGATTTGGGCACCTTCTCGGTGAGAAGCCAGAGGGAGCGGATGAAGGCGGCCCTGAAGGAACAGGAGAAGATGAGTAAGGAGGCGGAGAAGGTGATCAAGTGGGTGAGGCAAGCGTCTGCTCGGATAAGTGTCAACGATCTTGGCGACGACCTGCGCCGGAACAAATAA
- the LOC116265639 gene encoding maltose excess protein 1-like, chloroplastic, with translation MDLPRRFRGFEPCTFPLPDPPLNQGSFLYTPLVSGRRTHTGLPGSGGLRLFRPQTGRCARSHYQASLGSMEAAAVPLLLSPRRPFNAALVKPFSSATLTARRRPPPHSLRVLVGFRLLSGLSRTTFCCRINASSDSGSSFLDHASGKEEEEGNAKGSGRSGRSYEESESVRWDALTAKFAGAANVPFLLLQLPQIVLNCRNLMAGNARALFALPWIGMLTGLLGNLCLVSYFAKKKETEAVLVQTLGVLSTYVVIVQLALAEAMPLPTFIATSAIVACGMFLNFLYYFRLLPLFIWRCWEDFITIGGLSVLPQVMWSTFVPYIPQSILPGAVAFSVAVIAVLMERTGKLSDAGASFVSSISGWTATLLFMWMPVAQMWTNYLNPDNIRGLSAFSMLLSMVGNGLMIPRALFIRDLMWFTGCTWASVLYGWGNLICMYCFKSISWKLFYAATLGLITWIGVTFWRDTTVYGYSSPALSLRDLISGRRVRDTKEPVYQGGQLLALQPKPTA, from the exons ATGGATCTGCCACGGCGCTTCAGGGGATTCGAACCCTGCACGTTTCCACTGCCGGATCCTCCTTTAAACCAGGGTTCCTTTTTGTACACTCCACTAGTCTCTGGCCGCCGCACCCACACCGGTCTGCCTGGCTCAGGTGGGCTTCGACTATTCCGGCCGCAGACTGGTAGGTGCGCCCGCTCCCACTATCAAGCCTCGCTCGGCTCGATGGAGGCAGCGGCCGTGCCCCTCCTTCTGTCTCCCCGCCGCCCCTTCAATGCTGCCCTCGTCAAGCCTTTCTCCTCGGCCACTCTGACAGCCCGCCGCCGGCCACCGCCCCATTCGCTGAGAGTGCTTGTAGGATTCCGCCTTCTTTCCGGCCTTTCCCGGACTACCTTCTGCTGCAGGATCAATGCCTCCTCCGATTCCGGGAGCTCTTTCCTGGATCATGCTAGCGGCAAG gaggaggaggaggggaatgCGAAGGGATCTGGCCGGTCCGGGCGGAGCTACGAGGAGTCGGAGTCGGTGCGGTGGGACGCGTTAACGGCGAAGTTCGCTGGCGCGGCGAACGTGCCGTTCTTGCTGCTCCAGCTGCCGCAGATCGTGCTGAACTGCCGGAACCTCATGGCGGGCAACGCGCGCGCCCTCTTTGCGCTGCCCTGGATC GGAATGTTAACTGGGTTGCTGGGAAACCTTTGTTTGGTTTCTTATTTTGCCAAGAAAAAAGAGACAGAGGCTGTTCTGGTTCAGACATTGGGCGTGCTCTCAACTTATGTAGTTATAGTTCAACTCGCTCTGGCGGAAGCTATGCCTCTCCCTACCTTCATAGCCACTTCAGCTATTGTAGCATGTggaatgtttctaaattttttatattatttcagacttcttcctctttttatttGGAGATGCTGGGAGGATTTCATTACTATCGGTGGCCTTTCAGTTCTTCCACAG GTTATGTGGTCGACTTTTGTTCCTTACATTCCGCAAAGCATCTTGCCTGGGGCTGTTGCCTTTTCTGTTGCAGTTATTGCAGTCTTAATG GAACGCACTGGGAAACTTTCTGATGCTGGTGCGAGTTTCGTCAGTTCTATTTCTGGATGGACAGCCACTTTGCTTTTCATGTGGATGCCTGTCGCACAAATG TGGACAAATTATCTCAATCCAGACAATATTAGAGGCTTATCGGCTTTCTCAATGCTGCTTTCTATGGTTGGTAACGGGCTTATGATTCCACGTGCACTTTTTATACGTGATCTCATGTG GTTTACTGGATGTACATGGGCTTCTGTCTTGTATGGGTGGGGCAATTTGATCTGCATGTACTG TTTCAAAAGCATCAGCTGGAAGTTGTTTTATGCTGCGACACTTGGTTTAATTACATGGATAG GAGTTACCTTCTGGAGAGACACCACAGTCTATGGTTACAGTTCTCCTGCCTTGTCATTAAGAGACTTGATTTCAGGACGTCGTGTTCGAG ACACGAAGGAACCAGTATACCAAGGCGGACAGTTGCTTGCTTTGCAGCCAAAACCTACGGCTTAG